One Deinococcus sp. LM3 genomic region harbors:
- the ddrC gene encoding DNA damage response protein DdrC: MKSAPLTLEFGTVRLPISADGLLHAPSALTQLGLNAADQTAALDGVDAPERDFGAGPEATLTVADFTRLAFTLDTPQARRWRRRAQDLLTRTLQGDVRLAAQIAERNPDPESRRWLAARLESTHARRDLMSTVARHGGAGNVYGQLGSISNRSVLGTDSATIRRERGVKQTRDGLNATELLRLAYLDTASARAIQERGAQGNAAILRLHEFVARRERLGWELPLPGAAAPSQAG, from the coding sequence ATGAAAAGCGCCCCGCTGACCCTGGAATTCGGCACCGTTCGTCTGCCCATCAGCGCGGACGGCCTGCTGCACGCCCCCAGCGCCCTGACCCAGCTCGGCCTGAACGCCGCCGACCAGACCGCCGCCCTGGACGGCGTGGACGCCCCGGAACGCGACTTCGGGGCCGGGCCGGAAGCGACCCTGACCGTCGCCGACTTCACCCGGCTGGCCTTCACGCTGGACACCCCCCAGGCCCGCCGCTGGCGCAGGCGCGCGCAGGACCTCCTGACCCGCACCCTGCAGGGCGACGTGCGCCTCGCCGCGCAGATCGCCGAACGTAACCCCGACCCCGAATCCCGCCGCTGGCTGGCCGCCCGCCTGGAAAGCACCCACGCCCGCCGCGACCTCATGAGCACCGTCGCCCGGCACGGCGGGGCCGGGAACGTGTACGGACAGCTGGGCAGCATCAGCAACCGCAGTGTGCTGGGCACCGACAGCGCCACCATCCGGCGGGAACGCGGCGTGAAACAGACCCGCGACGGCCTGAACGCCACCGAACTGCTGCGCCTCGCATACCTGGACACCGCCAGCGCCCGCGCCATCCAGGAACGCGGCGCGCAGGGCAACGCCGCCATCCTGCGCCTGCACGAGTTCGTCGCGCGGCGCGAACGCCTCGGCTGGGAACTCCCGCTGCCCGGCGCGGCCGCCCCCTCACAGGCCGGCTGA